One genomic segment of Candidatus Baltobacteraceae bacterium includes these proteins:
- a CDS encoding serine hydrolase, translated as MRRFLAVMLLLAASRPASARPDDALEAQLRAIAAGYQGKVALYAADLRSGKTVAIDADTPVPTASTIKLTILFEALKQIQEGRVRFDDKLTLTPENQVIGSGVLNQFDTPLSLTFKDALTMMIVVSDNSGTNLAIDHLGLKNIDDRIRWMGLRETWLYKKVFKPPVGPQPADQKKFGLGKTTAREMAEVMRRFATCDLNAPGSTAKPTQKDRALCAAALKMLMHQTEREGIPRYLGNLTVANKGGAIDASRSDVGIVYARNGPIVISVYTYDNADQSWTVDNAGRVLIGELAKAIVDRWD; from the coding sequence ATGCGCCGATTTCTTGCGGTCATGTTATTGCTGGCAGCTTCGCGGCCGGCTTCGGCCCGGCCGGATGACGCACTCGAGGCACAGTTGCGCGCGATCGCGGCCGGATATCAAGGAAAAGTCGCACTCTATGCCGCCGATTTGCGGAGCGGCAAGACGGTCGCGATCGACGCCGACACGCCTGTTCCGACCGCCTCGACGATCAAGCTGACGATCCTTTTCGAGGCGCTCAAGCAGATTCAAGAGGGGCGCGTGCGGTTCGATGACAAGCTGACGCTCACGCCCGAGAATCAGGTCATCGGGTCGGGCGTTCTGAACCAGTTCGATACGCCGCTGAGTCTCACGTTCAAGGACGCGCTGACGATGATGATCGTCGTGAGCGACAACAGCGGAACCAACCTGGCAATCGACCATCTCGGCCTAAAGAATATCGACGATCGCATCCGTTGGATGGGACTCCGCGAAACGTGGCTCTACAAGAAGGTCTTCAAGCCACCGGTAGGCCCCCAACCGGCGGATCAAAAGAAGTTTGGCCTCGGCAAAACGACGGCACGGGAAATGGCCGAAGTCATGCGGCGCTTTGCAACCTGCGACCTCAATGCGCCCGGCTCGACCGCGAAGCCGACGCAAAAGGACCGCGCCCTCTGCGCGGCCGCGCTGAAGATGTTGATGCATCAGACCGAGCGCGAAGGCATTCCACGCTACCTTGGCAACCTCACGGTCGCCAACAAGGGCGGCGCCATCGATGCATCCCGCAGTGACGTCGGGATCGTGTATGCCCGTAACGGCCCAATCGTGATTTCGGTGTACACCTACGATAACGCCGACCAAAGCTGGACGGTCGATAACGCCGGCCGCGTACTGATCGGCGAACTCGCCAAAGCAATCGTCGACCGCTGGGATTAG
- a CDS encoding SIS domain-containing protein codes for MLGQHFEAEIREQPDVWRAIATSGKAQALAAAIDGREIILLGSGSSLFMAQLGALALRRRAIRAHALAATEAPLDHVAYEGSVVIAVSQSGQSEDLLHALDVLNPKVLIALTNTAHSPLGERASLLIDVGAGPEVAVPASKSVTATAAILLWAAGIVGKNHDRNAETLIETAEDVRSWLDGPMVADVRDAGARLAGRRSVLIFATGYGLPVAREFALKLKEASYIHAEGFSAGEFRHGSGAMLDSTCAAVGIVDDASRQVVNRPMLEAAEAQSLLYVIGNRLGNIPLLGPVVGIPFNTLAWLVAAQMIALYTGRARHVESDAPRGQVKVLDA; via the coding sequence GTGCTCGGTCAGCATTTCGAAGCGGAGATTCGCGAACAACCGGACGTGTGGCGTGCGATTGCGACCTCCGGCAAGGCGCAGGCGCTCGCCGCGGCCATCGACGGACGCGAAATCATCTTGCTCGGCAGCGGTAGTTCACTGTTCATGGCACAGCTTGGTGCACTCGCACTACGCCGGCGTGCCATCCGCGCGCACGCGCTCGCCGCGACCGAAGCCCCGCTGGATCACGTGGCCTATGAGGGCTCGGTGGTCATCGCCGTCTCGCAGAGCGGCCAATCCGAGGACCTGCTTCATGCACTCGACGTCTTGAATCCCAAAGTGTTGATTGCGCTTACCAATACCGCGCACTCGCCGCTCGGCGAGCGGGCGTCGCTGCTCATCGACGTCGGCGCGGGTCCGGAAGTTGCCGTTCCGGCAAGCAAGAGCGTCACGGCAACGGCGGCGATCTTGCTGTGGGCTGCCGGCATCGTGGGCAAGAACCACGATCGCAATGCGGAGACGCTGATCGAAACGGCCGAGGACGTGCGCTCGTGGCTCGACGGCCCGATGGTGGCTGACGTGCGCGACGCCGGCGCGCGTCTGGCGGGCAGGCGCAGCGTGCTCATCTTTGCAACCGGCTACGGCCTTCCGGTCGCGCGCGAATTCGCGCTCAAACTCAAAGAGGCGAGCTACATTCACGCTGAGGGTTTTTCGGCGGGCGAGTTTCGTCACGGTAGCGGCGCGATGCTCGATTCGACGTGTGCCGCTGTCGGAATCGTCGACGATGCATCGCGGCAGGTCGTCAACCGGCCGATGCTCGAGGCCGCCGAGGCGCAGAGCTTGCTCTACGTCATCGGCAACCGGCTCGGGAACATTCCGTTGCTCGGGCCGGTCGTCGGGATACCGTTCAACACGCTGGCATGGCTCGTGGCGGCGCAGATGATCGCGCTCTATACGGGGCGCGCCCGCCACGTCGAGAGCGACGCGCCGCGCGGCCAAGTGAAAGTTCTCGACGCCTAA
- a CDS encoding peptide ABC transporter substrate-binding protein, giving the protein MAGTSAPSGANPWTIPGVLRIGDPEEPDSLNLMFGHTLATGEIDCLLFSFILRTDANGNLIPDLATQVPTLRNGGISRDGKTITVHLRRGVKWSDGAPLTAADWLFTYHAAMNPANNVKTTYGWDLIESADAPNPYTIIIRLRRPSVAVFDILTMGGDAYPPLPAHLLAKLPDINHASFNSAPISSGPFLLERWDHGNDLDFVANPLYFRGPPKLKEIVWKIIPNPNTLLEELRAHEIDLYAAVKEDQVDELGSIPGIRITHRLVAWWQHLGIDMRQPQLADGRVRAAIAEGIDWQRIVDTVYRGHGQLAVSDIFPQSWAAPHLPPYRFDPADAKRLLTAAGWNMGSDGVLHKGPLAMRLTLSSTAEDESNDRAELLIQSMLKPLGFGIEIKNYPANLLFAQDGPIYSGKYDLEWSQAINGADPDDSGSWNSRFIPPHGADTSWLRDPIVDAATDAAASTFDQNVRKRLYQEEAARLRQLNPAIFAFWHESYFAYNNDLKNYEPAAFIADEWNAWQWQI; this is encoded by the coding sequence GTGGCGGGCACCTCGGCCCCGAGCGGCGCAAACCCGTGGACGATTCCGGGCGTGCTCCGGATCGGCGACCCCGAGGAACCGGACAGCCTCAACCTCATGTTCGGGCACACGCTCGCGACCGGTGAGATCGACTGCCTGCTCTTCTCGTTCATTCTGCGCACCGACGCGAACGGTAACCTCATCCCCGATTTGGCGACACAGGTTCCCACGTTGCGCAACGGCGGCATCAGCCGCGACGGCAAAACGATCACAGTGCATCTGCGGCGCGGCGTGAAGTGGTCGGACGGCGCACCGCTCACCGCGGCCGATTGGCTCTTCACCTATCACGCGGCGATGAATCCGGCCAACAACGTCAAAACGACGTATGGCTGGGATCTGATCGAATCGGCTGACGCACCGAATCCCTACACGATCATCATTCGCTTGAGGCGGCCCTCGGTTGCGGTATTCGACATTCTCACCATGGGCGGCGACGCGTATCCGCCGCTGCCGGCACATCTCCTCGCGAAGCTTCCCGACATCAACCATGCATCGTTCAACAGCGCACCGATCTCGAGCGGACCGTTTTTACTCGAGCGCTGGGACCACGGCAACGACCTCGACTTCGTCGCGAACCCGCTCTATTTTCGCGGGCCGCCCAAGCTCAAAGAAATCGTCTGGAAGATCATCCCGAACCCCAACACGCTGCTCGAGGAACTGCGCGCGCACGAAATCGATCTCTACGCCGCGGTGAAGGAAGACCAAGTCGACGAACTCGGCTCGATCCCCGGCATTCGGATCACGCACCGGCTGGTCGCCTGGTGGCAGCATCTCGGGATCGACATGCGTCAGCCGCAACTGGCGGACGGCCGCGTGCGCGCCGCGATCGCCGAAGGCATCGACTGGCAGCGCATCGTCGACACGGTCTATCGCGGACACGGGCAGCTCGCCGTTTCCGACATCTTCCCGCAGTCATGGGCCGCGCCGCATCTGCCGCCGTACCGGTTCGATCCGGCCGATGCCAAACGGCTCTTGACCGCCGCCGGCTGGAACATGGGCAGCGACGGCGTCTTGCACAAGGGTCCGCTCGCGATGCGCCTGACGCTCTCTTCGACTGCCGAGGACGAATCGAACGACCGCGCCGAGCTGCTCATTCAATCGATGCTCAAGCCGCTTGGCTTCGGCATCGAGATCAAGAACTATCCGGCGAACCTGCTCTTCGCCCAAGACGGGCCGATCTATTCCGGAAAATATGACCTCGAATGGTCGCAGGCGATCAACGGCGCCGATCCCGACGATTCGGGCTCCTGGAACTCGCGCTTCATTCCGCCGCACGGCGCGGACACGAGCTGGCTGCGCGATCCGATCGTCGACGCGGCCACCGACGCGGCCGCGAGTACCTTCGATCAAAACGTACGCAAAAGGCTGTATCAGGAGGAAGCCGCGCGTCTGCGCCAACTCAACCCCGCAATCTTCGCGTTTTGGCACGAGAGCTATTTCGCTTACAACAACGACTTGAAGAACTACGAGCCGGCGGCGTTTATCGCCGATGAATGGAACGCGTGGCAATGGCAGATCTGA
- a CDS encoding TonB-dependent receptor has translation MQGKASFTKALAALLIAAGLFIAMVVSPLTALAGTTGIVEGTVTDAATGKPIADASVMAVSGSGTFSSVTDARGFYSIQNALPDTYTVRITAKGYADVSLPGIFVQQDATVRVDYKMSPALKTIATVSSSSASSLLKPYQGSDVYNVTGDQLLAATGGTDSHETEYQYIDTVPGVVGSGGYAIGQPSIRGGFSDVDTGFELDGVPITDRQTGFFGTNLTNIGVGNVEVITGGLTADASQNGTGVINQVSKVGTYPGYFWISGGLTNEEFSHFERTEWSGATPNGKFSWFISNDATNSQNYYWVGSQQLNGANYPLVGIPGAVEAGYPGYISFANAGWIWTRDVLGNFHWRPDARDDIQVLELNSYFNDQGNWGLDNPGQPALAVTECPGATGNAPNSPSTGAGGVAPNGQPCPIGLYSYDLAPGAGNFMGHQSNVFKIQWNHTINETSSFELHVAQFFNKYVFDQPYSDPNWPVYNSEWTGTGCPTYPVANGTPVGSFGTAFYDQCLFNLSDSYELRDDKDYFIAGDYTWTPNENVTVKAGVQQEYDDQIQYTEYLNLFNGSLANEIATGGGYGQLCYGNNAGSYPCINQLSDNPAHTPSVYGEATFNVGKFTLEPGIRWSRDYYGVPAYAGGTVSAGFFAPSLVGTYRMNSNNVFRYSYSVTANYVGSIFLYELNNPTFNPQLNGSQAYQPALNHMVDFQWEHAFNPETTLRFGPYWRTTSSYPSFYAPFLGYKPGTNVQVYGPDVLEDNLSIKQMGAELGISHVDPRPTGASWWISGSYCNCWTQIDDFNGGHGSYFNEPLSEYFIQQGVYLRSTSTPLVAATLTADLHTKGWHLVPYIYWTFDNFYNVGGCLPPNAAGTGYVPYTQNVQAQFCSQYSPTAGPNAGATLNPVLAPEGIGMGYWYANLTVFKDISQTWKVGVSMQNMFNMQHGPTPSCFNTGSGCWPYGPQSGSWGAVNTWNYQNFVNGTPRTIEVFARAYIGREAAPH, from the coding sequence ATGCAAGGCAAGGCTTCGTTTACGAAGGCGCTGGCGGCGCTCTTAATCGCTGCGGGCCTCTTCATTGCCATGGTGGTCAGCCCCCTGACCGCCCTCGCCGGCACGACCGGCATCGTCGAGGGGACGGTCACCGACGCGGCAACCGGAAAACCAATCGCCGATGCCAGTGTAATGGCCGTATCAGGTAGCGGCACCTTCAGCAGCGTCACTGACGCACGCGGTTTCTACTCTATCCAGAACGCGCTCCCCGACACGTACACGGTTCGTATAACGGCGAAGGGATACGCGGATGTCAGCCTTCCCGGCATCTTCGTTCAGCAAGATGCTACGGTGCGCGTAGATTATAAGATGAGCCCCGCGCTAAAGACGATTGCGACCGTGTCATCGAGCTCCGCCAGCAGTCTGCTCAAGCCGTACCAAGGCTCGGACGTGTACAACGTCACAGGCGACCAGCTGTTAGCGGCGACCGGCGGGACCGATTCGCACGAAACCGAGTATCAATACATCGACACGGTTCCGGGCGTGGTTGGCAGCGGTGGTTACGCCATCGGTCAGCCCTCGATCCGCGGTGGTTTCTCAGACGTGGACACTGGCTTCGAGCTCGACGGCGTGCCGATCACCGATCGGCAGACCGGCTTCTTCGGAACCAATCTCACCAATATCGGTGTGGGGAACGTGGAAGTCATTACGGGTGGACTCACGGCGGACGCTTCGCAGAACGGTACCGGCGTGATCAATCAGGTCTCGAAGGTCGGAACCTATCCAGGTTACTTCTGGATTTCGGGAGGCCTCACGAATGAAGAATTCTCCCACTTCGAGCGCACGGAATGGAGCGGCGCGACGCCCAACGGTAAGTTTAGCTGGTTCATCAGCAACGACGCGACGAACAGCCAGAACTACTATTGGGTAGGCAGTCAGCAGCTCAACGGCGCGAACTATCCGCTCGTCGGCATTCCCGGAGCAGTCGAGGCAGGCTACCCGGGGTACATCTCGTTCGCTAACGCGGGATGGATCTGGACGCGCGACGTCCTCGGCAATTTCCACTGGCGCCCCGATGCACGCGACGACATCCAGGTCCTCGAGTTGAATAGCTACTTCAACGACCAAGGCAATTGGGGTCTCGATAATCCCGGCCAGCCGGCGCTCGCCGTAACCGAATGTCCCGGTGCGACCGGAAATGCTCCCAACTCGCCCTCCACCGGTGCCGGCGGCGTTGCGCCGAATGGGCAACCCTGTCCGATCGGCCTCTACAGTTACGACCTGGCCCCCGGTGCGGGTAACTTCATGGGCCACCAGAGCAACGTGTTCAAGATCCAGTGGAATCACACGATCAACGAAACGTCGAGCTTCGAGCTCCATGTAGCTCAGTTCTTTAACAAGTACGTATTCGATCAGCCGTACTCCGACCCGAACTGGCCGGTGTACAACTCCGAGTGGACCGGTACCGGATGTCCGACGTATCCCGTTGCGAACGGGACGCCGGTTGGGAGCTTCGGCACCGCGTTTTACGACCAGTGTCTGTTCAATCTCTCGGACTCATACGAACTGCGCGACGACAAAGACTACTTCATCGCCGGCGACTACACGTGGACGCCGAACGAAAACGTTACGGTCAAGGCGGGCGTGCAGCAAGAGTACGACGATCAGATTCAATACACGGAATACCTGAATCTGTTCAACGGTTCTCTGGCGAACGAAATCGCCACGGGCGGTGGCTACGGCCAGCTCTGCTACGGCAACAACGCCGGCTCGTATCCGTGCATCAACCAGTTGAGCGACAATCCGGCCCACACGCCGTCGGTCTACGGCGAGGCAACCTTCAACGTCGGCAAATTCACGCTCGAACCGGGGATTCGGTGGTCGCGTGATTACTACGGAGTCCCCGCGTACGCCGGCGGTACGGTTTCGGCGGGATTCTTCGCGCCCTCACTCGTCGGAACATATCGTATGAATTCGAATAACGTCTTCCGTTATTCGTATTCCGTTACGGCGAATTACGTTGGTTCAATCTTCCTCTACGAGTTGAACAACCCGACGTTCAACCCGCAACTGAATGGCTCGCAAGCGTACCAACCGGCGCTCAATCACATGGTCGATTTCCAATGGGAGCATGCGTTCAATCCGGAGACGACGCTGCGCTTCGGTCCCTACTGGCGCACGACCAGCAGTTACCCGTCCTTCTACGCGCCGTTCCTCGGGTATAAGCCCGGCACGAACGTGCAAGTCTATGGGCCCGATGTGCTCGAAGACAATCTATCGATCAAGCAAATGGGTGCAGAACTCGGCATCAGCCATGTCGATCCAAGACCGACGGGCGCAAGCTGGTGGATCTCGGGCTCGTATTGCAACTGCTGGACGCAGATCGATGACTTCAACGGCGGTCACGGATCGTATTTCAACGAACCGTTGAGCGAGTATTTCATCCAGCAGGGCGTCTACTTGCGCTCGACTTCGACGCCGCTGGTGGCAGCAACGCTTACGGCGGATCTGCATACCAAGGGTTGGCACCTTGTACCCTATATCTACTGGACGTTCGACAACTTTTACAATGTCGGCGGGTGTTTGCCGCCGAACGCTGCAGGAACCGGCTACGTGCCATACACGCAGAACGTCCAGGCGCAATTCTGTTCGCAGTACTCACCGACCGCGGGGCCGAATGCCGGTGCGACGTTGAATCCGGTTCTGGCGCCGGAAGGCATCGGCATGGGTTACTGGTACGCGAACCTCACCGTGTTCAAAGACATCAGCCAAACGTGGAAGGTCGGCGTATCGATGCAGAACATGTTCAACATGCAGCATGGACCCACGCCCTCGTGCTTCAATACCGGAAGCGGTTGCTGGCCGTACGGGCCGCAGTCCGGATCGTGGGGCGCGGTGAACACCTGGAACTACCAAAACTTCGTGAACGGGACGCCCCGCACCATCGAGGTGTTCGCCCGGGCATACATCGGCCGGGAGGCAGCTCCTCACTGA
- a CDS encoding dipeptide epimerase, whose protein sequence is MALSLSTEPLDLPLKHPFKIARGEETVAHSVLLRLRDGDLEGLGESTPIARYHETPQTVTSYFREHTLLAQNPFLLETLLDPDIPPAARAGLDLALYDLLGKRLGVPLYALLGLDPARTPYTSFTIGISDPETTLRKLAEIGDHPILKVKLGLGSAREQVETIAAIRDRYTGTIRIDANEGWNVEEAIAILHELARCDIEFCEQPIPAGSPQGLRAIRERSRIPIVTDEDSLDARDLPALIGCVDGVNVKLAKTGGIRGALAMIHTARALGMKLMLGCMVESAIAATAAAHLSPLVDWADVDGPFLTASDPFTGVQYDRGKLVLPDAPGLGVAERVAA, encoded by the coding sequence ATGGCTCTCTCGCTCTCGACCGAACCCCTGGATTTGCCCCTCAAGCATCCGTTCAAGATCGCTCGCGGCGAAGAAACGGTCGCGCACTCCGTGCTCCTTCGTCTGCGCGACGGCGATCTCGAGGGTCTCGGCGAGTCGACACCGATCGCGCGCTACCATGAGACGCCGCAGACGGTCACGAGCTACTTTCGCGAGCATACGCTGCTCGCGCAGAACCCGTTCCTCCTCGAGACGCTGCTCGATCCGGACATTCCGCCCGCCGCGCGTGCCGGTCTGGATTTGGCACTGTACGATCTGCTCGGCAAGCGGCTCGGCGTGCCGCTCTATGCGCTGCTGGGATTGGACCCGGCGCGCACGCCGTACACCTCATTCACGATCGGGATCAGCGATCCAGAAACGACGCTGCGCAAGTTGGCCGAGATCGGTGACCATCCGATCCTGAAAGTCAAGTTGGGTCTGGGGAGCGCGCGCGAACAAGTCGAGACGATCGCCGCGATTCGCGATCGCTATACCGGCACGATCCGCATCGACGCCAACGAAGGCTGGAACGTCGAGGAAGCGATCGCGATTTTGCACGAGTTGGCCCGCTGCGACATCGAATTTTGCGAACAGCCGATCCCGGCCGGCTCGCCGCAGGGGCTGCGCGCGATTCGCGAACGCTCGCGGATTCCGATCGTCACCGACGAGGACTCGCTCGATGCGCGCGATCTGCCCGCGTTGATCGGCTGCGTCGACGGCGTCAATGTCAAACTGGCCAAAACCGGCGGCATTCGCGGCGCGCTCGCGATGATTCACACCGCCCGCGCGCTCGGCATGAAGTTGATGCTCGGCTGCATGGTCGAGAGCGCGATCGCCGCAACCGCCGCCGCGCACCTCTCGCCGCTGGTCGATTGGGCCGACGTCGACGGACCGTTTCTTACCGCGAGTGACCCCTTCACCGGCGTGCAGTACGACCGCGGCAAACTCGTGCTCCCGGACGCGCCCGGCTTGGGCGTGGCCGAGCGCGTCGCGGCGTGA
- a CDS encoding DUF1611 domain-containing protein — MKRRYAMFAPGHFAIDAKTAHGVIAYGSDETVAVIDPAGAGKKVSEVLPHLHSDAPIVASVAEALRYEPTALLIGTAPRGGTLPADWRGEILAAIAAKLEIVSGLHDMLGEDAELAAAARRAGVTIWDVRKPPEVPLFSGAVYRVAAPTLLLVGNDCSVGKMTVALELCRAAQHAGAKAAFVPTGQTGIMIAGWGSRSIA, encoded by the coding sequence GTGAAGCGGCGCTATGCGATGTTCGCGCCCGGCCACTTCGCGATCGACGCGAAGACCGCGCACGGCGTAATTGCCTACGGCAGCGATGAAACCGTGGCCGTGATCGATCCGGCCGGTGCCGGAAAGAAGGTGAGCGAGGTCCTTCCCCATCTCCACAGCGACGCGCCGATCGTTGCGAGCGTGGCCGAAGCCTTGCGCTACGAGCCGACCGCGCTGCTGATCGGCACCGCGCCGCGCGGCGGAACGCTGCCTGCGGACTGGCGCGGCGAAATCCTGGCCGCCATTGCCGCCAAGCTCGAAATCGTGAGCGGGCTGCACGATATGCTGGGCGAGGATGCGGAACTTGCCGCCGCGGCGCGACGCGCCGGCGTGACGATCTGGGACGTGCGCAAACCGCCCGAGGTGCCGCTCTTCTCCGGCGCCGTCTACCGTGTTGCGGCGCCGACGCTGCTGCTGGTCGGCAACGACTGCTCGGTCGGCAAGATGACGGTTGCGCTCGAACTCTGCCGCGCGGCGCAGCACGCCGGCGCGAAGGCCGCGTTCGTGCCGACCGGTCAAACCGGGATCATGATCGCCGGTTGGGGATCGCGATCGATCGCGTGA
- a CDS encoding DUF1611 domain-containing protein, with protein MGIAIDRVIADFAPGATESLVLYAAQSAPDLIVVEGQGAINHPAYAPVTLALMYGAAPDALVLVCDPVRERIAGYETPTLGYRELIALHEALLATVKPARTLGIALNTRRLDDDAARAQIERARAETGLPADDVVRYGPDALYAAIAPHVRRERPCVA; from the coding sequence TTGGGGATCGCGATCGATCGCGTGATCGCCGATTTTGCGCCGGGTGCGACCGAATCGCTGGTACTCTACGCCGCGCAATCCGCCCCCGACCTCATCGTGGTGGAGGGACAGGGCGCGATCAACCACCCCGCTTACGCCCCGGTGACGCTCGCGCTGATGTACGGCGCTGCGCCCGACGCGCTGGTGCTCGTCTGCGATCCGGTACGCGAACGCATCGCGGGTTACGAAACGCCGACGCTCGGCTATCGCGAGCTCATCGCGCTGCACGAAGCCTTGCTCGCGACGGTGAAGCCGGCGCGCACGCTCGGCATAGCGCTCAATACGCGCCGGCTCGACGATGACGCCGCGCGCGCACAGATCGAACGCGCTCGCGCCGAGACCGGTCTGCCGGCCGACGACGTAGTGCGCTATGGACCCGATGCGCTCTATGCCGCCATCGCTCCTCACGTGCGCAGGGAGCGCCCGTGCGTCGCCTGA
- a CDS encoding peptide ABC transporter substrate-binding protein — MRRLIAAIVLLTLFACSRAGTIPGVLRLGEQDEPDSLNLMFGHSAATDEVDALLFTFLFRYDANGNMIPDLALRVPTLQNGGISRDGKTITLHLRKGVVWSDGAPLTAADWLFTYHAVLNPRNDTKTDYGWNMIASASAPNPYTLVIHLKKPSVAVLDILGMGGPAYPPLPAHLLAGLADINHADFNQHPISSGPYLLKDWNHGSELDFVPNPRYWRGPPKLKELIWKVIPDTNSLLAALQTHEIDVYPTVDVDSIAALRSIPGIRVLHRTIANWRHLDMNLSKPHLADLRVREAIADAIDWKRLNDTIYHGVNQLAVSDIFPASWAAPRLAPYRYDPNAARALLAAAGWTPAHPLHLTISSTISAQSNDQAEVVMQADLKPLGIDLQIRNYPASLLFAQDGPLYKGTYDLEWSVDTNAPDPDNAPDWNSAFIPPNGSNTTWLRDPIVDRTSAAAAATFDRAQRKRLYQEEEERIRHFVPTVFFYWETAYYGVSDDVEGYVPAAYIADEWNAWEWNVR, encoded by the coding sequence GTGCGTCGCCTGATCGCGGCGATCGTGCTGCTGACGCTCTTTGCATGTTCGCGGGCGGGAACGATTCCCGGCGTGCTGCGTCTGGGTGAACAGGACGAACCCGATTCGCTCAACCTGATGTTCGGTCACTCCGCCGCAACCGACGAAGTCGACGCGCTGCTCTTCACCTTTCTTTTCCGCTACGACGCAAACGGGAACATGATTCCCGATCTCGCGCTGCGCGTTCCGACCCTGCAGAACGGCGGTATCAGCCGCGACGGGAAGACGATCACGCTGCATCTGCGCAAGGGCGTGGTCTGGTCCGATGGTGCGCCGCTCACCGCGGCGGATTGGCTCTTCACCTATCATGCCGTGCTGAACCCGCGCAACGACACCAAAACGGATTACGGCTGGAACATGATCGCTTCGGCCTCGGCGCCGAACCCCTACACGCTGGTCATCCACTTGAAGAAGCCCAGCGTCGCCGTCCTCGACATTCTCGGCATGGGCGGCCCCGCGTACCCGCCGCTCCCGGCGCATCTGCTCGCCGGTCTGGCCGACATCAATCACGCCGACTTCAACCAGCACCCGATCTCGAGCGGCCCGTATCTGCTCAAAGACTGGAATCACGGTTCGGAGCTGGACTTCGTGCCCAATCCGCGTTACTGGCGCGGCCCGCCGAAGCTCAAAGAGTTGATCTGGAAGGTGATTCCCGATACGAACTCGCTGCTCGCCGCGCTGCAAACGCACGAGATCGACGTCTATCCGACGGTCGACGTCGATTCGATCGCGGCGCTGCGATCGATCCCCGGCATTCGCGTGCTGCACCGCACGATCGCCAACTGGCGCCATCTCGACATGAATCTGAGCAAACCGCATCTCGCCGATCTGCGTGTGCGCGAAGCCATCGCCGACGCCATCGACTGGAAGCGCCTCAACGACACGATCTATCACGGTGTCAACCAACTCGCGGTATCCGACATCTTTCCCGCCTCGTGGGCCGCGCCGAGGCTGGCGCCCTATCGCTACGATCCGAACGCGGCGCGAGCGTTGCTCGCCGCCGCGGGCTGGACGCCGGCGCATCCGCTGCACCTGACGATCTCCTCGACGATCTCCGCCCAGAGCAACGATCAGGCGGAGGTCGTGATGCAGGCGGACTTAAAACCACTCGGCATCGATCTGCAAATCCGCAACTATCCGGCCAGCCTGCTCTTCGCGCAGGACGGCCCGCTCTACAAAGGCACGTACGATCTGGAATGGTCGGTCGACACCAACGCGCCCGATCCCGACAACGCGCCCGACTGGAACTCCGCGTTCATTCCGCCCAACGGCTCGAACACGACCTGGCTGCGCGATCCGATCGTCGATCGCACGAGTGCCGCCGCGGCGGCGACGTTCGATCGAGCGCAGCGCAAACGCCTGTACCAAGAAGAGGAAGAACGCATCCGCCACTTCGTGCCGACGGTATTCTTCTACTGGGAAACGGCGTATTACGGCGTGAGCGACGACGTGGAGGGCTACGTTCCCGCCGCCTATATCGCTGACGAGTGGAATGCCTGGGAGTGGAACGTGCGCTGA